One Sus scrofa isolate TJ Tabasco breed Duroc chromosome 1, Sscrofa11.1, whole genome shotgun sequence DNA segment encodes these proteins:
- the LMAN1 gene encoding protein ERGIC-53, with translation MARSRQRGLQTGARPLFCALLLSLFRFVGGDGVGGDPAAAGSTGSSAAQPHRRFEYKYSFKGPHLVQSDGTVPFWAYAGNAIPSSDQIRIAPSLKSQRGSVWTKAKAAFENWEVEVTFRVTGRGRIGADGLAIWYTENQGLEGPVFGSADMWNGVGIFFDSFDNDGKKNNPAIVIIGNNGQIQYDHQNDGANQALASCQRDFRNKPYPIRAKIIYYQKTLTVMIHNGFTPDKNDYEFCAKVENMIIPAQGHFGISAATGGLADDHDVLSFLTFQLTEPGKEPPTPDKEISEKEKEKYQEEFEHFQQELDKKKEEFQKDHPDLQGHPADEIFESIGDRELRQIFEGQNRIHLEIKQLNRQLDMILDEQRRYVSSLTEEISKRGAGIPGQHGQITQQELDTVVNTQHEILRQVNEMKNSMSETVRLVSGIQHPGSAGGVYETTQHFNDIKEHLHIVKRDIDHLVQRNMPSNEKPKCPELPPFPSCLSTVHFVIFVVVQTMLFIGYVMYRSQQEAAAKKFF, from the exons ATGGCGAGATCCAGGCAAAGGGGTCTCCAGACTGGAGCTCGGCCGCTGTTCTGCGCCTTGCTGCTGTCGCTCTTTCGGTTCGTTGGGGGCGACGGCGTGGGAGGCGACCCCGCGGCTGCTGGCTCCACGGGCTCCTCAGCAGCGCAGCCACATCGCCGTTTCGAGTACAAATACAGCTTCAAGGGACCGCACCTGGTGCAGAGCGACGGGACCGTGCCCTTCTGGGCCTACGCGGGGA ATGCTATTCCAAGTTCAGATCAGATTCGAATAGCACCATCATTGAAAAGCCAAAGAGGATCAGTATGGACAAAGGCAAAAGCGGCCTTTGAGAACTGGGAAGTTGAAGTGACATTTCGAGTAACTGgaagaggtcgaattggagctgatgGCCTG GCAATTTGGTATACGGAAAATCAAGGCCTGGAGGGCCCTGTATTTGGATCAGCTGATATGTGGAATGGAGTTGGaatattttttgattcttttgaCAATGATGGAAAG aaaaataatcctGCAATAGTAATCATAGGCAACAATGGACAAATCCAATATGACCATCAAAA TGATGGTGCTAATCAAGCTTTAGCAAGTTGCCAGAGGGACTTTCGTAATAAACCCTATCCTATCCGGGCAAAGATTATATATTACCAGAAAACATTGACA GTAATGATCCATAATGGCTTCACACCAGATAAAAATGATTATGAATTTTGCGCCAAGGTAGAAAATATGATTATTCCTGCACAGGGGCATTTTGGAATATCTGCTGCAACTGGAGGTCTTGCAG atGACCATGATgtcctttcttttctgactttccAATTGACTGAGCCTGGGAAAGAGCCA CCTACACCAGAtaaagaaatttctgaaaaagaaaaagaaaagtaccaGGAGGAATTTGAACACTTTCAACAAGAATTGgataaaaaaaaggaggaattccagaaggaccACCCTGACCTTCAAGGGCATCCTG CTGATGAAATATTCGAGAGTATAGGAGATCGTGAGCTGAGACAAATCTTTGAAGGGCAGAATCGTATCCATCTTGAAATCAAGCAGCTGAACCGACAGTTAGATATGATTCTTGATGAACAGAGAAGATATGTCTCTTCCTTGACAGAGGAGATTTCTAAAAGAGGAGCAGGAATCCCAGGGCAGCATGGACAG ATCACTCAACAGGAACTGGATACTGTTGTGAacactcagcatgagattctgAGACAAGTAAATGAAATGAA GAATTCCATGAGTGAAACTGTCAGACTGGTCAGTGGCATACAGCATCCTGGATCTGCAGGTGGCGTATATGAGACAACCCAGCACTTCAATGATATCAAAGAGCACCTCCACATAGTCAAGCGGGACATAGATCACTTAGTGCAGCGAAACATG CCATCAAATGAAAAGCCAAAATGCCCAGAACTACCACCATTTCCCTCATGTTTATCTACGGTGCACTTCGTcatatttgtagttgtacaaacGATGTTATTCATTGGTTATGTCATGTATAG gAGTCAGCAAGAAGCAGCTGCCAAAAAATTCTTTTGA